A stretch of the Hippocampus zosterae strain Florida chromosome 18, ASM2543408v3, whole genome shotgun sequence genome encodes the following:
- the tbc1d13 gene encoding TBC1 domain family member 13 — protein MSVSYKNRIQDFKVALTEENINLQTLRELCFNGIPFEGGIRALSWKILLNYLPLDQTRWDSFLKKEREVYSQFLKEMIIQPGIAKANLGLSREDVTMEDHPLNPNPESRWNTYFKDNEILLQIDKDVRRLYPDMAFFQRPTDYPCQLILDPQNDYETLRRRVEQTTLKAQTVNRNRSGVTNVSSPGKSLNLYPSNEYEVLPNGSEAHWEVVERILFIYAKLNPGIAYVQGMNEIVGPIYYTFATDPNSQWKEHAEADTFFCFTNLMSENRDNFIKSLDDSQCGITYKMESVYSMLKEKDQELHFKLLEQNIKPQYFTFRWLTLLLSQEFLLPDVIRIWDTLFSDQDRFHFLILVCCAMLILIRENLLAGDFTVNMRLLQDYPISDVHTILTKAKELRDNS, from the exons ATGTCCGTTTCATACAAAAACAG AATACAGGACTTCAAAGTAGCTTTGACAGAAGAAAACATAAACTTGCAAACACTGAGGGAGCTGTGCTTCAATG GAATTCCATTTGAAGGAGGCATACGGGCACTTAGCTGGAAG ATCCTTCTCAATTACCTTCCTCTTGATCAGACACGATGGGACTCGTTCCTCAAAAAGGAGAG GGAGGTGTATTCACAGTTTCTGAAAGAAATGATCATCCAACCTGGCATTGCCAAGGCCAACCTGGGCCTATCCAGAGAAGACGTTACAATGGAAGACCAT CCTCTAAATCCGAATCCAGAGAGCAGGTGGAATACATATTTCAAAGATAATGAAATTCTACTTCAAATTGATAAGGATGTAAG GAGGCTGTATCCAGACATGGCCTTTTTTCAGCGTCCGACAGACTACCCTTGCCAACTCATCTTGGACCCTCAGAATGATTATGAGACATTACGTCGACGAGTGGAACAAACCACCCTGAAAGCACAAACGGTCAATCGCAACCGCAGCGGAGTAACCAAT GTCAGCTCCCCCGGAAAGTCTTTGAACCTGTACCCATCTAATGAATACGAGGTGTTGCCCAATGGGAGTGAAGCGCATTGGGAAGTGGTGGAACGTATTCTCTTCATCTATGCCAAACTCAATCCTGGGATTGCTTACGTCCAGGGCATGAATGAAATTGTTGGTCCAATCTACTACACCTTTGCCACAGACCCCAACAGCCAATGGAAAG AGCATGCAGAAGCAGACACATTCTTCTGTTTTACCAACCTCATGTCAGAAAACAGAGATAATTTCATCAAGAGCCTGGATGATTCCCAGTGTGGCATAACGTACAAGATGGAGAGTGTGTACTCGATGCTCAAAGAAAAAGATCAAGAGCTCCATTTCAAGCTT CTAGAACAGAATATCAAGCCTCAGTACTTCACCTTCCGCTGGCTGACCCTGTTGTTATCACAGGAGTTCCTCTTACCAGATGTCATCCGCATTTGGGATACTCTGTTTTCTGACCAGGACCGCTTCCACTTCCTCATCCTGGTCTGCTGCGCAATGCTCAT ACTGATCCGGGAGAACCTTCTGGCAGGAGACTTCACAGTGAATATGAGATTACTACAG GATTACCCCATCTCAGATGTCCATACCATCCTGACCAAGGCCAAAGAGCTGCGGGACAACTCATAA
- the thnsl2 gene encoding threonine synthase-like 2 isoform X2 has product MFMPESIPTLTPETLRCWSGLSYPKLVAEVASIFIPSRLIPREDLNVLVHSALSGFAVPDVIRIVQLNDGLSILELFHGDTLAFKDLAMTCTVRFLNYFLQKEKRRATVLVGTSGDTGGSAIQSAKGLCGVDVVVVYPRGRITPVQEKQMITCLEDNIHVFAADGSSDDIDQPLRHLFADLELVKSYGLMSLNSVNWSRILIQLAHFIYAYLQLSGMAQDEAHQPLPELEVVVPTGGAGNIAAGFIVKMMGLPLKLVAMVNANDIVHRTVTSGDFTMARNVTRTLAPAIDIQDPYNMERVFWLLLERDCAAVKNIMEEFQQLHRYTLLEKHHKLLSRTLSSGTVNDEGIIAIMRRCWEENQYVLCPHTAVAVWHHFHCPHDPAVKRCYFATASPAKFQASLRRAGLNFDLPDAIKALDKLPSRFQNLERTSDWCKDWEQRLRMTIQSVSSARKNGVAFYR; this is encoded by the exons ATGTTCATGCCCGAGAGTATTCCCACGCTGACTCCAGAAACTCTAAGATGCTGGAGTGGACTGTCTTATCCCAAACTGGTGGCGGAAGTAGCCTCGATCTTCATTCCCTCTCGGCTAATTCCCAGAGAGGACCTGAATG TTCTCGTGCACTCTGCTTTGTCTGGATTTGCTGTGCCTGATGTGATCAGAATTGTCCAGCTGAATGATGGCCTGTCAATCCTGGAGCTCTTCCATGGAGATACGCTCGCCTTTAAGGACCTGGCTATGACCTGCACAGTGCGCTTTCTGAACTACTTCCTGCAGAAGGAGAAACGCAGAGCCACTGTTCTTGTTG GTACGTCAGGTGATACAGGTGGCTCGGCCATCCAGAGTGCAAAAGGGCTTTGCGGGGTGGATGTGGTGGTGGTTTACCCTCGAGGACGcatcacccctgtccaggagaAACAAATGATCACTTGCCTGGAGGATAATATCCACGTCTTTGCAG cGGACGGCTCATCAGATGACATCGACCAGCCTCTGCGTCATTTATTTGCTGATCTGGAACTGGTGAAATCTTATGGCCTCATGAGCCTAAACTCTGTGAACTGGTCTCGTATCCTGATCCAGCTTGCGCATTTCATCTATGCGTACTTGCAGCTAAGTGGAATGGCGCAGGATGAGGCTCACCAACCGCTTCCCGAACTGGAGGTGGTGGTGCCCACCGGGGGAGCAGGTAACATTGCAG CTGGCTTCATCGTGAAGATGATGGGGTTGCCCCTAAAGCTGGTGGCCATGGTGAATGCCAATGACATTGTTCACAGGACAGTAACTTCCGGTGACTTCACCATGGCACGTAATGTCACGCGGACACTGGCTCCTGCCATTGACATCCAG GACCCTTATAACATGGAGCGAGTCTTTTGGCTGCTTCTGGAAAGAGACTGTGCTGCGGTGAAGAACATCATGGAGGAGTTTCAACAGTTACATCGTTACACTCTGCTTGAAAAACACCACAAACTG TTGTCTCGTACGCTGTCAAGTGGAACAGTGAATGATGAAGGCATCATAGCGATAATGAGGCGATGTTGGGAGGAAAACCAATATGTGCTGTGCCCTCACACTGCGGTGGCCGTATGGCATCACTTCCACTGTCCCCATGATCCTGCTGTGAAAAG GTGTTACTTTGCCACAGCATCCCCAGCCAAGTTTCAAGCATCATTAAGGAGGGCCGGCTTAAACTTCGACCTACCCGATGCAATCAAGGCTTTGGACAAATTACCCTCGCGTTTCCAGAACCTGGAACGCACCTCTGACTGGTGCAAAGACTGGGAGCAGAGACTGAGAATGACAATCCAGTCTGTGAGCTCAGCCAGGAAAAACGGAGTGGCTTTTTACAGATGA
- the zer1 gene encoding protein zer-1 homolog, producing MAAKAGDNPDSLMTLATVFCLRNLRKTMCYQGSRDKLCLRSDIFLPSEICDKLVNVYMELVHTESNFEPEENFFQLFSEPRSTRLTRVQLKEDFVRDRDLESIKKQDLIELHLMYCNSLSSRSLKTLTCFRETLVSLCLFGCSNIFYRKGGAPLACNEDTEDDEEESPVSRQALKTDFNFQGFNRLRLLNLGGLPDEMHAETLLKPLKSLTSLDLSNVQLLGTAFLAQWKDRLASLVLYNVDLSEELVNTVVELVNLRHLDISRECRRTSKFKMTRKILTAIVQRLVNLVSLDISGHIMLDNCTVPHLEEAMGRPSNEPCKSSIYPFQELKRPLQFLGLYDTTLCNVTHIPAYKVTGSKNEDQVLNAIEAYTEFRPELAHRAINQLFDIARIQHCIQLLRALRLVIAALKCHKYDKSIQVTGSAALFYLTNTEYRSDQSVRLRQEVIRVVLNGMEQYQEVTVQRNCCLTLCNFSIPEELEFQYSRVNQLLLKILEPARQDESIQRIAVHLCNALVCQVDNHHKEAVGKMGFVKTMLNLIQKKLQDRLCDQVMEFSWSALWNITDETPDNCQMFLNCHGMSLFLDCLKGFPDKQELHRNMLGLLGNVAEVKALRPKLVTPQFISVFSNLLDSKADGIEVSYNACGVLSHIMFDGPELWSMEEPLRDTVMDKMWDAIQSWDVSSRRNINYRSFEPILRLLPQSIAPVSQHWATWALYNLVSVYPSKYCPLLIKEGGIGLLERVLELESSQPETKDMAQKVMEQCESFKEDPMETNHAQEVNYGQRG from the exons ATGGCAGCCAAAGCAGGAGACAACCCCGACAGCCTCATGACTCTGGCAACGGTATTCTGCCTGAGGAACCTGAGAAAGACGATGTGCTATCAGGGTTCGAGGGACAAGCTCTGCTTGCGCTCAGACATCTTTCTTCCCAGTGAAATCTGTGACAAATTGGTCAACGT GTACATGGAGTTGGTGCATACAGAGAGTAACTTTGAACCGGAAGAGAACTTTTTCCAACTATTCTCAGAACCTCGGAGCACCAGACTCACCAGGGTGCAGCTGAAAGAAGACTTTGTCCGTGACAGAGACTTGGAGTCTATAAAGAAACAG GACCTGATTGAGCTTCACCTCATGTACTGCAACAGTCTGTCATCCCGCAGCTTGAAAACACTGACCTGCTTCCGCGAGACGCTGGTCTCTCTTTGTCTCTTTGGCTGCAGCAACATCTTCTATAGGAAGGGTGGCGCCCCACTCGCCTGCAATGAAGACACGGAGGATGACGAGGAAGAAAGCCCCGTGTCGAGGCAGGCGTTAAAGACGGACTTTAACTTTCAGGGTTTCAACCGCCTGCGGTTGCTCAACCTGGGTGGCTTACCAGATGAGATGCATGCCGAGACGCTGCTCAAACCCTTGAAGTCGCTCACCTCACTCGATCTGTCTAACGTACAGTTATTAGGAACAGCTTTTCTCGCTCAGTGGAAAGACAGACTGGCATCTCTTGTTCTCTACAACGTGGACCTTTCAGAAGAGTTGGTCAATACGGTGGTGGAACTTGTCAATCTCAG GCATCTTGACATCTCACGTGAGTGTCGGAGGACCTCCAAGTTTAAGATGACCAGGAAAATCTTGACTGCTATTGTTCAGCGACTGGTCAATCTGGTCTCACTGGACATCTCGGGTCACATCATGCTTGACAACTGCACAGTTCCACACTTAGAAGAAGCTATGGGTCGGCCGAG TAACGAGCCTTGCAAGAGCAGCATCTACCCTTTCCAAGAGCTGAAGAGGCCTCTGCAGTTTTTGGGTTTATACGACACCACCCTTTGTAATGTGACGCATATCCCTGCTTATAAG GTGACTGGATCAAAGAACGAAGACCAGGTCCTGAATGCTATTGAAGCTTACACCGAGTTTCGCCCTGAATTGGCCCACAGAGCCATCAATCAACTGTTTGACATCGCCAGGATACAACATTGCATCCAGCTACTCCGAGCGCTGCGG CTCGTTATAGCAGCACTGAAGTGCCATAAATACGACAAGAGCATTCAGGTGACAGGTAGCGCTGCACTCTTTTACCTGACAAACACCGAATACCGCAGCGACCAAAGTGTCCGTCTTCGCCAAGAGGTCATTCGAGTGGTTTTAAATGGAATGGAGCAATACCAGGAAGTCACC GTTCAAAGGAACTGCTGCTTGACTCTGTGCAACTTCAGCATACCTGAGGAGCTGGAGTTTCAGTATAGTCGGGTCAACCAGCTGCTGCTCAAAATCTTGGAGCCGGCAAGGCAGGACGAATCCATCCAGAGAATCGCTGTGCACCTCTGCAATGCTTTAGTCTGCCAGGTCGACAACCACCATAAGGAAGCTGTGGGAAAAATGGGATTTGTTAAG ACAATGTTGAACTTGATACAGAAGAAGTTGCAGGATCGATTG TGTGACCAGGTGATGGAGTTTTCTTGGAGTGCTCTGTGGAATATTACCGATGAGACACCAGACAATTGTCAGATGTTCCTCAATTGTCATGGGATGAGTCTCTTTCTGGACTGTCTGAAA GGGTTTCCAGATAAGCAGGAGCTGCATCGCAACATGTTGGGGCTTCTGGGTAACGTAGCCGAGGTCAAAGCGCTCCGACCAAAGCTGGTGACACCGCAGTTCATCTCCGTTTTCAG CAATCTACTAGACAGTAAGGCCGATGGGATCGAGGTGTCATACAATGCATGCGGCGTGCTTTCCCACATCATGTTCGATGGACCAGAACTTTGGTCGATGGAAGAGCCGCTAAGAGACACGGTGATGGACAAAATGTGGGATGCGATTCAGAGCTGGGATGTCAGCTCACGTCGCAACATCAACTACAG GTCTTTCGAGCCCATTCTGCGACTTCTGCCTCAAAGCATTGCTCCAGTTAGTCAACACTGGGCCACGTGGGCTCTTTACAACCTCGTGTCAGTTTACC CGAGCAAGTACTGTCCCCTGCTCATAAAAGAAGGAGGAATCGGCCTTTTGGAGAGAGTTTTGGAGTTGGAAAGTTCCCAGCCTGAGACGAAGGATATGGCCCA GAAAGTAATGGAGCAGTGCGAGAGCTTTAAGGAAGACCCCATGGAAACAAATCATGCCCAGGAGGTAAACTACGGACAAAGAGGTTGA
- the thnsl2 gene encoding threonine synthase-like 2 isoform X1, producing the protein MKYCSTRGGVHGWDFRDVLFSGYAPDGGMFMPESIPTLTPETLRCWSGLSYPKLVAEVASIFIPSRLIPREDLNVLVHSALSGFAVPDVIRIVQLNDGLSILELFHGDTLAFKDLAMTCTVRFLNYFLQKEKRRATVLVGTSGDTGGSAIQSAKGLCGVDVVVVYPRGRITPVQEKQMITCLEDNIHVFAADGSSDDIDQPLRHLFADLELVKSYGLMSLNSVNWSRILIQLAHFIYAYLQLSGMAQDEAHQPLPELEVVVPTGGAGNIAAGFIVKMMGLPLKLVAMVNANDIVHRTVTSGDFTMARNVTRTLAPAIDIQDPYNMERVFWLLLERDCAAVKNIMEEFQQLHRYTLLEKHHKLLSRTLSSGTVNDEGIIAIMRRCWEENQYVLCPHTAVAVWHHFHCPHDPAVKRCYFATASPAKFQASLRRAGLNFDLPDAIKALDKLPSRFQNLERTSDWCKDWEQRLRMTIQSVSSARKNGVAFYR; encoded by the exons ATGAAGTATTGCAGTACACGTGGCGGAGTCCACGGATGGGACTTCCGGGATGTACTCTTCTCAGGTTATGCTCCTGATGGTGGGATGTTCATGCCCGAGAGTATTCCCACGCTGACTCCAGAAACTCTAAGATGCTGGAGTGGACTGTCTTATCCCAAACTGGTGGCGGAAGTAGCCTCGATCTTCATTCCCTCTCGGCTAATTCCCAGAGAGGACCTGAATG TTCTCGTGCACTCTGCTTTGTCTGGATTTGCTGTGCCTGATGTGATCAGAATTGTCCAGCTGAATGATGGCCTGTCAATCCTGGAGCTCTTCCATGGAGATACGCTCGCCTTTAAGGACCTGGCTATGACCTGCACAGTGCGCTTTCTGAACTACTTCCTGCAGAAGGAGAAACGCAGAGCCACTGTTCTTGTTG GTACGTCAGGTGATACAGGTGGCTCGGCCATCCAGAGTGCAAAAGGGCTTTGCGGGGTGGATGTGGTGGTGGTTTACCCTCGAGGACGcatcacccctgtccaggagaAACAAATGATCACTTGCCTGGAGGATAATATCCACGTCTTTGCAG cGGACGGCTCATCAGATGACATCGACCAGCCTCTGCGTCATTTATTTGCTGATCTGGAACTGGTGAAATCTTATGGCCTCATGAGCCTAAACTCTGTGAACTGGTCTCGTATCCTGATCCAGCTTGCGCATTTCATCTATGCGTACTTGCAGCTAAGTGGAATGGCGCAGGATGAGGCTCACCAACCGCTTCCCGAACTGGAGGTGGTGGTGCCCACCGGGGGAGCAGGTAACATTGCAG CTGGCTTCATCGTGAAGATGATGGGGTTGCCCCTAAAGCTGGTGGCCATGGTGAATGCCAATGACATTGTTCACAGGACAGTAACTTCCGGTGACTTCACCATGGCACGTAATGTCACGCGGACACTGGCTCCTGCCATTGACATCCAG GACCCTTATAACATGGAGCGAGTCTTTTGGCTGCTTCTGGAAAGAGACTGTGCTGCGGTGAAGAACATCATGGAGGAGTTTCAACAGTTACATCGTTACACTCTGCTTGAAAAACACCACAAACTG TTGTCTCGTACGCTGTCAAGTGGAACAGTGAATGATGAAGGCATCATAGCGATAATGAGGCGATGTTGGGAGGAAAACCAATATGTGCTGTGCCCTCACACTGCGGTGGCCGTATGGCATCACTTCCACTGTCCCCATGATCCTGCTGTGAAAAG GTGTTACTTTGCCACAGCATCCCCAGCCAAGTTTCAAGCATCATTAAGGAGGGCCGGCTTAAACTTCGACCTACCCGATGCAATCAAGGCTTTGGACAAATTACCCTCGCGTTTCCAGAACCTGGAACGCACCTCTGACTGGTGCAAAGACTGGGAGCAGAGACTGAGAATGACAATCCAGTCTGTGAGCTCAGCCAGGAAAAACGGAGTGGCTTTTTACAGATGA